One stretch of Caldinitratiruptor microaerophilus DNA includes these proteins:
- the nrfD gene encoding NrfD/PsrC family molybdoenzyme membrane anchor subunit, translating into MATTVSSGSPARRVAGRPSAAPGVSPALRTGWYTVLGIVILAGVWAFAQRLAGGLRVTHLTSVTPWGAWVAFYIYFVGLSAGAFLLSSLVYVFGLERYERIGRAALLMAIVSMGVALGFVAIDLGRLDRAFYPLVFFNWTSPLAWEVRFYVLYILLLSAELALAIRLHRAGPDAPPHLRRWLRVLGTLGIPIAIFGVHGGTGTIFAVVKARGMWFGGLFPVIFVASALVSGTALLTLIDYVHARVSGRQPDEGLMRGLGGLLAGFLLVDLGLEFYEFLVPLLGFAPHDTEIIRLMATGPMAWAFWWVQVVPGSLVPAAILLTPALRGSPAWVAIASGLVVVGIAAVRFHIVVPPLIPPVMAGLPEGHYLPSANEWLLSAGLIAAGLLGYSVAAEVLPIHDEAREYQGEEVPA; encoded by the coding sequence GTGGCAACGACGGTTTCGTCCGGGAGCCCGGCGCGGCGGGTGGCAGGCCGCCCCTCGGCGGCTCCCGGCGTGTCGCCCGCCCTCCGGACGGGATGGTACACGGTGCTGGGTATCGTGATCCTGGCAGGCGTGTGGGCCTTTGCCCAGCGCCTCGCGGGCGGGCTGCGGGTCACCCACCTGACCAGCGTCACGCCCTGGGGGGCGTGGGTGGCGTTCTACATCTACTTCGTCGGGCTGAGCGCGGGGGCGTTCCTGCTCTCGTCGCTCGTGTACGTGTTCGGCCTGGAGCGGTACGAGCGGATCGGCCGCGCTGCCCTCCTCATGGCGATCGTGAGCATGGGGGTGGCTCTGGGCTTTGTTGCCATCGACCTGGGCCGGCTCGACCGGGCCTTCTACCCGCTCGTCTTCTTCAACTGGACGAGCCCCCTGGCCTGGGAGGTGCGCTTCTACGTCCTCTACATCCTGCTCCTGAGCGCTGAACTGGCGCTGGCCATCCGGCTCCACCGGGCGGGCCCGGATGCGCCTCCCCACCTGCGCCGGTGGCTGCGGGTGCTGGGGACGCTCGGCATCCCGATCGCCATCTTCGGCGTGCACGGCGGGACCGGCACGATCTTTGCGGTGGTCAAGGCCCGGGGCATGTGGTTCGGCGGGCTATTCCCCGTGATCTTCGTGGCGTCGGCGCTGGTGTCCGGGACTGCCCTCCTGACCCTCATCGACTACGTGCACGCGCGGGTCAGCGGCCGGCAGCCCGACGAGGGCCTGATGCGCGGGCTCGGCGGCCTCCTGGCGGGGTTCCTGCTGGTGGACCTGGGCCTCGAGTTCTACGAGTTCCTCGTGCCCCTCCTGGGCTTCGCCCCCCACGACACCGAGATCATCCGCCTCATGGCCACGGGCCCGATGGCCTGGGCGTTCTGGTGGGTCCAGGTCGTGCCCGGGTCGCTGGTGCCGGCGGCGATCCTCCTGACCCCCGCCCTCCGGGGGTCCCCCGCCTGGGTGGCGATCGCCTCCGGGCTCGTGGTGGTCGGGATCGCGGCCGTGCGCTTCCACATCGTGGTCCCGCCCCTCATCCCGCCGGTCATGGCCGGGCTGCCGGAGGGCCACTACCTTCCCAGCGCCAACGAGTGGCTCCTGAGCGCCGGTCTCATCGCCGCCGGCCTTCTGGGCTACTCGGTGGCGGCGGAGGTCCTCCCCATCCATGACGAAGCGCGCGAGTACCAGGGCGAGGAGGTGCCCGCATGA
- the dsrO gene encoding sulfate reduction electron transfer complex DsrMKJOP subunit DsrO, protein MTPQGSRLHEGDTLAGMPECHPARRALFARRVPRGGTGERPGAGGGGPRHLARALLDRSGAASHRVGRRPALKEEGSPVNETAARRGPQWAMVIDLQKCIGCDTCTVSCKAENRTPPGVTYNVVLEMELGEYPNVGHVNVPRPCMQCDNPPCVAVCPVKATYKREDGIVVIDHDRCIGCRYCIAACPYGARYFDFGESYADEMQGADEVQAPEFGVDRGPRRPGKAPVGTVRKCTFCLHRLQRGEEPACVETCTGDARFFGDLSDPHSVVARLAASPRAFRLKEELGTHPRVIYLR, encoded by the coding sequence ATGACGCCCCAGGGCTCACGGTTGCACGAGGGTGACACTTTGGCAGGCATGCCAGAATGTCACCCGGCGCGGCGGGCGCTCTTCGCCCGCCGCGTTCCGCGCGGTGGGACCGGAGAGCGCCCGGGGGCGGGTGGCGGCGGGCCGCGCCACCTGGCACGCGCCTTGCTAGACCGGTCGGGCGCAGCCAGCCACCGCGTGGGGCGCAGGCCCGCGCTCAAGGAGGAGGGATCGCCGGTGAACGAGACCGCCGCCCGGCGCGGCCCGCAGTGGGCGATGGTCATCGACCTGCAGAAGTGCATCGGCTGTGACACCTGTACGGTCAGCTGCAAGGCGGAGAACCGGACCCCGCCCGGGGTCACCTACAACGTCGTCCTGGAGATGGAGCTGGGCGAGTACCCGAACGTCGGCCACGTGAACGTGCCCCGGCCCTGCATGCAGTGCGACAACCCGCCCTGCGTGGCCGTCTGCCCGGTGAAGGCGACGTACAAGCGGGAGGACGGGATCGTCGTCATCGACCATGACCGCTGCATCGGGTGCCGGTACTGCATCGCCGCCTGCCCGTACGGGGCCCGCTACTTCGACTTCGGCGAGAGCTATGCCGACGAGATGCAGGGGGCCGACGAGGTACAGGCGCCCGAGTTCGGCGTCGACCGGGGGCCGCGCCGCCCCGGGAAGGCACCCGTCGGCACGGTGCGCAAGTGCACCTTCTGCCTGCACCGCCTCCAGCGCGGCGAGGAGCCGGCGTGCGTGGAGACGTGCACCGGCGACGCCCGCTTCTTCGGCGACCTGAGCGACCCCCACAGCGTCGTCGCCCGGCTGGCGGCCAGCCCCCGGGCCTTCCGCCTCAAGGAGGAACTGGGGACGCATCCCCGGGTCATCTACCTGCGCTGA
- a CDS encoding sigma-54-dependent transcriptional regulator, producing MADEPRVLIADDEDAFRELLVQRMQRRGWRPVGAADGHEALAALAEQEFDLAVVDIRMPGPDGLEVLRRAREMQPALEVVILTGHGTIETAIQAMKEGAYDFLTKPCNLSELDLVLQKALERRRLADENTGLRAALWRQEQVEIVGESPAIRQLLELTRRVAAADSNVLIEGESGTGKELVARALHRWSGRARGPFLAVNAAALPAHLLESELFGHARGAFTGAAADKPGLVELGHRGTLFLDEVGEMPAELQPKLLRFAETGEFRRVGETRLRRVSVRIVSATNRRLADEVAAGRFREDLYYRLCVVRIEVPPLRERREDIPLLVDHFLRRRARGPRSLSPAALDALMRYHYPGNVRELFNIVERGAILASGEVIQEGDLLLPGAVRLAERPAGGAPVPGPTAGDRFPTLEEVEREHIRRALERTGWNRAQAARLLGVSVRNLYRKIDEYRLSPGA from the coding sequence CGACGAACCCCGCGTCCTGATCGCCGACGACGAGGACGCCTTCCGGGAGCTGCTGGTGCAGCGGATGCAGCGCCGGGGCTGGCGCCCGGTGGGCGCGGCCGACGGGCACGAAGCCCTGGCGGCGCTGGCGGAGCAGGAGTTCGACCTGGCGGTGGTCGACATCCGCATGCCCGGCCCGGACGGGCTCGAGGTGCTGCGCCGGGCCCGGGAGATGCAGCCTGCCCTGGAGGTCGTGATCCTCACCGGGCACGGGACCATCGAGACGGCGATCCAGGCGATGAAAGAGGGTGCCTACGACTTCCTCACCAAGCCCTGCAACCTGTCCGAGCTGGACCTCGTCCTGCAGAAGGCGCTGGAGCGGCGGCGCCTTGCCGACGAGAACACCGGCCTGCGGGCGGCCCTGTGGCGCCAGGAGCAGGTGGAGATCGTGGGGGAGAGCCCGGCCATCCGGCAACTCCTGGAGCTCACGCGGCGGGTGGCGGCTGCCGACTCGAACGTGCTCATCGAAGGGGAGAGCGGAACCGGCAAGGAGCTCGTCGCCCGGGCGCTGCACCGCTGGTCCGGGCGCGCCCGGGGACCCTTCCTCGCGGTGAACGCCGCCGCGCTGCCCGCCCACCTGCTGGAGAGCGAGCTGTTCGGCCACGCCCGGGGTGCCTTCACCGGCGCGGCGGCCGACAAGCCCGGTCTCGTCGAGCTTGGCCACCGTGGCACCCTCTTCCTCGACGAGGTCGGCGAGATGCCCGCCGAACTCCAGCCCAAGCTCCTGCGCTTCGCCGAGACCGGTGAGTTCCGCCGGGTGGGCGAGACCCGGCTCCGCCGGGTGAGCGTGCGGATCGTGTCGGCGACCAATCGCCGGCTGGCGGACGAGGTGGCGGCCGGCCGCTTCCGTGAGGACCTCTACTACCGCCTCTGCGTGGTGCGCATCGAGGTCCCGCCCCTCAGGGAGCGGCGCGAGGACATCCCGCTCCTGGTCGACCACTTCCTGCGCCGGCGCGCCCGGGGGCCGCGGAGCCTCTCTCCAGCCGCCCTGGACGCCCTCATGCGGTACCACTACCCGGGAAACGTCCGGGAGCTCTTCAACATCGTCGAGCGGGGGGCGATCCTGGCCTCGGGCGAGGTCATCCAGGAGGGGGACCTGCTCCTGCCGGGGGCGGTCCGGCTGGCGGAGCGTCCGGCCGGGGGGGCGCCGGTCCCCGGCCCGACCGCCGGGGACCGGTTTCCGACCCTCGAGGAGGTGGAGCGGGAGCACATCCGCCGGGCGCTGGAGCGAACCGGCTGGAACCGGGCCCAGGCCGCCCGACTCTTGGGGGTCAGCGTCCGCAACCTGTACCGCAAGATCGACGAGTACCGGCTGAGCCCCGGGGCATGA